In a genomic window of Passer domesticus isolate bPasDom1 chromosome 3, bPasDom1.hap1, whole genome shotgun sequence:
- the LOC135296164 gene encoding glutathione S-transferase-like — protein MSGKPKLHYFNGRGRMEPIRWLLAAAGVEFEESYLEKKEDLTKLQKDGSLLFQQVPMVEIDGMKLVQTRAIANYIATKYNLYGKDVKERALIDMYVEGMFDLNELLMAYGYQPADKKEQHFANMMDKAENRYFPAFEKVLKDHGKDFLVGNQLSRADVQLLEIILMAEECKPDTLAKFPLLQSFKARISNIPTIKKFLQPGSQRKPLIREEEVPKVIKIFY, from the exons ATGTCTGGAAAACCCAAGCTGCACTACTTCAATGGACGAGGCCGGATGGAACCAATTCGgtggctcctggcagcagctggggttGAG TTTGAAGAATCTTAcctggaaaaaaaggaggatCTGACCAAGTTACAGAAGG ATGGATCCCTGCTCTTTCAGCAAGTGCCAATGGTAGAGATCGACGGGATGAAGCTGGTGCAGACCAGAGCCATTGCCAACTACATAGCAACCAAGTACAACCTCTACGGGAAGGACGTGAAGGAGAGAGCCCT AATCGATATGTACGTGGAAGGAATGTTCGATCTCAATGAGTTACTCATGGCATATGGCTACCAACCAGCAGACAAAAAAGAGCAACATTTTGCAAATATGATGGACAAGGCTGAAAACAGATACTTCCCAGCCTTTGAGAAG GTTTTGAAAGACCATGGCAAAGACTTTCTGGTTGGCAaccagctgagcagggcagatGTTCAATTACTTGAAATCATTTTAATGGCAGAGGAGTGCAAACCTGATACACTTGCAAAATTTCCTCTCTTGCAG agCTTCAAAGCAAGAATAAGCAATATCCCCACAATTAAGAAattcctgcagcctggcagccagAGGAAACCACTAATACGAGAGGAAGAGGTACCtaaagtgatcaaaattttctaCTGA